GACCAATTGGCATTTCCTCTGATGTCAGAGGATTTGGTGATCTGGTCGTTCTGATAAATCCGGCATTTGAAGCGACGCGTTTCCTTAATCTCAGCTTAATGGCAAATGAACGCGGACATTATTTTGCAACCCAATTACCTGTTTTAGCTGTCATGACTTCCGAATCTGACTGGGCGACAAAATATGCTTTCTGGGCGGGACGTTCGGTATCTACAATTTTTGATACTTATAAGGGCATTTCATATATTAATAAGGCAGCGGGAATAAAAACTACCGTTAGTGAGAAAGAAGCTAATCGTACTGCTATCGGTCACTTTAAGCCCATTAAAACACATTTTCTTGAATACAAGCCAATACAAAAAGAAGAAAATGATATGATTGCATATCAACGCGTAAAAGCAGGCTGGGATAATGACGCGCCCGATACCAGTATCGAGTTCAGCGGTTCAATTTTACATCATAAGCATAATTCAATCAGCCATAACCCGTATCTTATAATCAAGGTCGACGAAAGAATTATCCCGAATCATAGCGATATTTTTAATGATGCTGTTGAGGATTTTATTCGTAACTTTATTTTATTATCCGTACAGGACAGCTAATCATCCACATATATCTGGTGTTAGCTGTGCCATAATTGCGTGAAAGAACGGAAATAATTCATATCTAAGACCGCTGCATAACTGTGTCTTTGAGCTTTTCTGATTACTTGCAGCATTGATAAATCAAGCACTTAAAAATCTTGCTCAGCCCGAAATAGCCAATTATGTAGCGGTCTTTATCTTTTTATCAGTTTTCAATCCGGAAAAAATAATCTGCCTAATTTTCTATTCTCACAATTTTAAATGTAGCAGGCTACATGTTAGCCTGCTACAAAACGCAAGTAATTTTTACCCAGAATTAACCAAGATTTTCTGACTAAAATTAAACATTCATAAAGAATACTGTACCTATGTTTTTCGTTTCTTCCCTGCTGTTTTATTAATCCTCTGATTACTTATTTTTCCATTAGCCCAAACCAGCATCCCTGCGCCTACCAGAACCATAGGCAGAGATAACCATTGCCCCATACTCATTCCCCATGTCAACACACCCATAAAACCATTCTCCGGTTCACGGTAAAATTCTGCAATTGTACGAAATAGACCATAACCTATCAGAAACATACCGGATACAGCACCAACAGGCCGTGGTTTAGCAGAGTAAAGCCACAGTAGTATAAAAAAAGCCAATCCCTCAAGTGCAAATTGATAAAGTTGGGAAGGATGGCGTGGTAATGCATCCACATAAGGAAAAACCATCCCCCAAGAGACATCTGTCGGACGTCCCCATAACTCAGCATTAATAAAATTTCCAATACGACCAGCACCTAATCCCAAAGGAACTAATGGTGCAATAAAATCTGTCACAACAAGCCATTGCAATCGATATTTACGAGCAAATAAAGCCATGGCAACAAAAACGCCAATCATACCGCCATGAAAAGACATCCCGCCTTCCCAGATAGCAAAAATTTGTAATGGGTGCTGTAAATAATAACCCAATTGATAAAATATGATATGCCCCAGACGGCCGCCTAATATGACACCTAATACACCATAAAATAATGCATCATCCAGCATGTCATAAGTGAAAGCGGTTTGTGGGCCGCGTTTAATGCGATATCGCCCTAATACAATGAACAGCGCAAATCCTAACAAATACATAAGCCCGTACCAATGGATAGATAACGGACCCAGCGAAAGCGCGACAGGATCAATCTGAGGATGAACGAACATAGGTAGGCCTCGACCTTATTTACGGTAAAATATACATTATACCAAGTACGTTTGTGACAACAGAACGTGTTCTTGTCATTTGTAATTGTATTTTTCTAATTTCAGGAGTTTTCATGCCGGATAACAAACGCAGTCAAGCCATTACCCAGGGCGCACAACGCGCGCCCAATCGTGCCATGTTACGCGCAGTAGGTTTTGATGATGGAGATTTTAGCAAGCCTATTGTTGGTGTGGCCAACGGTTATTCTACAATTACACCATGTAATAAGGGATTAAACGAACTAGCCATCAATGCAGAGCAAGCACTCAGAAAAGCCGGCGCCATGCCCCAGATGTTTGGAACGATTACCGTATCTGACGGCATTTCTATGGGTACTGAGGGTATGAAATATTCGCTGGTATCACGAGAGGTCATTGCAGATTCAATTGAAACGGCTGTGCAAGCGGAAAGCATGGATGGCGTCATTGCAATTGGTGGCTGTGACAAAAACATGCCGGGTGCAATGATCGCAATTGCCAGGATTAATGTCCCTGCTATATTTGTTTATGGCGGCACCATTAAACCAGGTCATTATAAAGGACAGGATCTCACTATTGTCAGTGCATTTGAGGCGGTTGGACAGCATAGTGCACACAAAATCGACGATGAGGAATTATTGCAGGTAGAGCGACATGCGTGTCCTGGGGCAGGTTCTTGCGGTGGAATGTTCACTGCCAACACCATGTCATCGGCATTTGAAGCAATGGGAATGAGTCTGCCTTATTCCTCAACCATGGCAGCGGAAGATGAAGAAAAATACACCAGCGCGGCCCGTTCTGCAGAAGTTTTAGTCAATGCAATAAAACAACAGATTCTTCCACGCGACATTATTACCCGGAAATCTATCGAAAATGCCATTGCTGTGATTATGGCAGTAGGTGGCTCAACCAATGCCGTATTACACTTACTTGCTATAACTCACGCAGCTGAAGTAAAACTGACCATTGATGATTTCGAACGTATACGTGGAAAAATACCCGTATTGTGTGATTTAAAACCTTCCGGGCGGTACGTGACAACTGATCTACATAAAGCAGGCGGCATTCCACAGGTAATGAAAATGCTGTTGGCACACGGTTTATTGCATGGCGACTGTATCACTATCAGCGGCCAGACGATTGCTGAAGTACTACAGGATGTACCCGAAATACCATCACTTCAGCAAGATGTTATCCGACAATGGAATAATCCCGTATATGCACAGGGTCATCTTGCCATACTGAAAGGCAATTTATCAGCGGAAGGCTGTGTCGCCAAAATTACTGGCGTGAAGAACCCAAAAATTACAGGACCCGCCCGCGTATTTGAATCGGAAGAAACCTGCATGGCGGCAATACTTGCCCACAAAATTCAACCCGGTGACGTAGTGGTCATACGTTATGA
This genomic window from Nitrosomonas cryotolerans ATCC 49181 contains:
- a CDS encoding esterase; translated protein: MDENYSLGFIEFDDQGQLHDRKQLEFLIDDLYSKAAKDNLLIVVFVHGWQHNAQHDDSYLTNFHKTLGKLSKLESQSARADKRPKRQISGVYLGWRGRSLDIPYINTSTFWERKNTAHTVGHGGVAEVFSRLEELRNVKISIDEAVPINKTRLVIIGHSFGGAVVYTALSQIFMDRFVQTKGPIGISSDVRGFGDLVVLINPAFEATRFLNLSLMANERGHYFATQLPVLAVMTSESDWATKYAFWAGRSVSTIFDTYKGISYINKAAGIKTTVSEKEANRTAIGHFKPIKTHFLEYKPIQKEENDMIAYQRVKAGWDNDAPDTSIEFSGSILHHKHNSISHNPYLIIKVDERIIPNHSDIFNDAVEDFIRNFILLSVQDS
- the lgt gene encoding prolipoprotein diacylglyceryl transferase; this encodes MFVHPQIDPVALSLGPLSIHWYGLMYLLGFALFIVLGRYRIKRGPQTAFTYDMLDDALFYGVLGVILGGRLGHIIFYQLGYYLQHPLQIFAIWEGGMSFHGGMIGVFVAMALFARKYRLQWLVVTDFIAPLVPLGLGAGRIGNFINAELWGRPTDVSWGMVFPYVDALPRHPSQLYQFALEGLAFFILLWLYSAKPRPVGAVSGMFLIGYGLFRTIAEFYREPENGFMGVLTWGMSMGQWLSLPMVLVGAGMLVWANGKISNQRINKTAGKKRKT
- the ilvD gene encoding dihydroxy-acid dehydratase, coding for MPDNKRSQAITQGAQRAPNRAMLRAVGFDDGDFSKPIVGVANGYSTITPCNKGLNELAINAEQALRKAGAMPQMFGTITVSDGISMGTEGMKYSLVSREVIADSIETAVQAESMDGVIAIGGCDKNMPGAMIAIARINVPAIFVYGGTIKPGHYKGQDLTIVSAFEAVGQHSAHKIDDEELLQVERHACPGAGSCGGMFTANTMSSAFEAMGMSLPYSSTMAAEDEEKYTSAARSAEVLVNAIKQQILPRDIITRKSIENAIAVIMAVGGSTNAVLHLLAITHAAEVKLTIDDFERIRGKIPVLCDLKPSGRYVTTDLHKAGGIPQVMKMLLAHGLLHGDCITISGQTIAEVLQDVPEIPSLQQDVIRQWNNPVYAQGHLAILKGNLSAEGCVAKITGVKNPKITGPARVFESEETCMAAILAHKIQPGDVVVIRYEGPRGGPGMREMLSPTSALIGEGLGDSVGLITDGRFSGGTYGMVVGHVAPEAFVGGTIALVHEGDSITIDAAQRLLQLNVPEAILAQRRTAWRPPEPRYRRGVLAKYAKLVSTASRGAITDS